The following coding sequences lie in one Xylocopa sonorina isolate GNS202 chromosome 7, iyXylSono1_principal, whole genome shotgun sequence genomic window:
- the LOC143425380 gene encoding actin-binding Rho-activating protein isoform X1, whose protein sequence is MSSMMYESLSDKVAMFNQYANKHKDKQSKNPFTSGLNIEKRKFSKEEYGRPQAGSLTDIRGRKAAVHIMKEVFELCQIIHDEGTPCRDQPEIIAITFGDLFNIYTHISNKCVGLLLRARKQKLVDFEGEVLFQRRDDDVPIYLIKPIKEIRELYNQRVQEIVKELPTS, encoded by the exons ATGTCTTCGATGATGTAT GAATCACTCAGCGACAAAGTGGCGATGTTCAACCAGTATGCGAACAAGCACAAAGATAAACAGAGCAAGAACCCGTTCACCTCCGGTCTGAATATCGAGAAACGCAAGTTCTCGAAGGAAGAGTATGGCAG ACCACAGGCTGGTTCTTTGACGGACATCCGTGGCCGCAAAGCCGCGGTGCACATCATGAAAGAGGTGTTCGAACTCTGTCAGATCATCCACGACGAGGGCACACCGTGCAGGGACCAACCAGAGATCATCGCGATCACGTTTGGCGATTTGTTCAACATTTACACTCACATCAGCAACAAATGCGTGGGTCTTCTGTTGAGAGCTAGGAAGCAGAAGCTGGTGGACTTCGAAGGAGAGGTTCTGTTCCAG AGGCGGGACGACGATGTACCAATTTATCTGATAAAACCAATCAAggaaatacgcgagttgtacaacCAACGGGTACAAGAAATTGTGAAGGAGTTACCGACGAGTTAA
- the LOC143425380 gene encoding actin-binding Rho-activating protein isoform X2 produces MDESLSDKVAMFNQYANKHKDKQSKNPFTSGLNIEKRKFSKEEYGRPQAGSLTDIRGRKAAVHIMKEVFELCQIIHDEGTPCRDQPEIIAITFGDLFNIYTHISNKCVGLLLRARKQKLVDFEGEVLFQRRDDDVPIYLIKPIKEIRELYNQRVQEIVKELPTS; encoded by the exons ATGGAT GAATCACTCAGCGACAAAGTGGCGATGTTCAACCAGTATGCGAACAAGCACAAAGATAAACAGAGCAAGAACCCGTTCACCTCCGGTCTGAATATCGAGAAACGCAAGTTCTCGAAGGAAGAGTATGGCAG ACCACAGGCTGGTTCTTTGACGGACATCCGTGGCCGCAAAGCCGCGGTGCACATCATGAAAGAGGTGTTCGAACTCTGTCAGATCATCCACGACGAGGGCACACCGTGCAGGGACCAACCAGAGATCATCGCGATCACGTTTGGCGATTTGTTCAACATTTACACTCACATCAGCAACAAATGCGTGGGTCTTCTGTTGAGAGCTAGGAAGCAGAAGCTGGTGGACTTCGAAGGAGAGGTTCTGTTCCAG AGGCGGGACGACGATGTACCAATTTATCTGATAAAACCAATCAAggaaatacgcgagttgtacaacCAACGGGTACAAGAAATTGTGAAGGAGTTACCGACGAGTTAA